Proteins from a single region of Abyssalbus ytuae:
- a CDS encoding helix-turn-helix domain-containing protein: MSSTNYISQAGVFFSCNEKKEFVTEQMVPEHILTHVYSGRISIVTANKAYSLSAGQTALFGRNQLAKFTKEPVKNESCESVTIFFTQPFLQKFYATKTLVGSHSPRTKILQLKTTMLLDNLFRSIGTCLNMKGTFIANEQVQLKIHEALTLVREIDSNVDVLLSDFSEPHKIDLAGFMQKNFMFNIPISKFAYLTGRSLATFKRDFKKVFGTSPQKWLTEKRLEQAHFLIAEQQKRPSQALIEAGFENFSHFSNAFKQFFGYSPSSILSSLAK, from the coding sequence ATGAGTAGTACAAATTATATATCACAGGCAGGAGTTTTTTTCTCATGTAATGAAAAAAAGGAATTTGTTACGGAACAGATGGTTCCCGAACACATTCTTACCCATGTTTATTCGGGAAGAATTTCGATAGTTACTGCCAATAAGGCTTATTCTCTTTCAGCAGGGCAAACCGCTTTGTTTGGACGAAATCAATTGGCAAAATTTACGAAAGAACCTGTAAAAAATGAAAGCTGTGAATCGGTAACGATTTTTTTTACACAACCTTTTCTACAAAAATTTTATGCAACAAAAACATTGGTCGGGTCACACTCTCCACGTACCAAAATTCTACAATTAAAAACCACTATGTTATTGGATAATTTGTTTCGGTCCATCGGTACCTGTTTAAATATGAAAGGTACCTTTATAGCAAACGAGCAGGTACAACTCAAGATACATGAAGCCCTAACTCTGGTGAGGGAAATTGATAGTAATGTTGACGTGTTGCTTTCCGATTTTTCCGAACCCCATAAAATTGACCTTGCAGGGTTTATGCAAAAAAACTTTATGTTCAATATTCCTATTTCAAAGTTTGCATATCTTACAGGCAGGAGTCTTGCTACTTTTAAGCGTGATTTCAAAAAAGTATTTGGTACTTCTCCGCAAAAGTGGCTCACCGAAAAGCGTCTGGAACAAGCTCATTTTCTGATTGCCGAGCAACAAAAGAGACCTTCACAAGCTTTAATAGAAGCCGGATTTGAAAATTTCTCTCATTTCAGCAACGCTTTTAAACAATTTTTCGGCTATAGCCCATCTTCAATTTTGAGCTCCTTAGCAAAATAA
- the hemG gene encoding menaquinone-dependent protoporphyrinogen IX dehydrogenase, whose translation MKKRIAILYSTVDGQTLKICKQIAKHLKKEGFKIKLFEISSFNDTISRYSKLIIGASIRYGKHNKNVTQFILKNKSDLEQIDTAFFSVNLVARKSDKNRYDSNPYVIRFFKRLDWRPKIIDVFAGRLDYNSYSLIDRLMIKLIMKMTKGPTKTDKPIEYTDWKRVEDFSIKIYQH comes from the coding sequence ATGAAAAAAAGGATAGCCATATTATATTCTACAGTAGACGGGCAAACACTTAAAATTTGTAAACAAATAGCCAAACATCTTAAAAAAGAAGGGTTTAAAATAAAATTATTTGAAATTTCTTCTTTTAACGATACGATCTCCCGATATTCTAAATTGATTATCGGGGCAAGTATTCGATACGGAAAGCACAACAAAAATGTTACTCAATTCATCCTGAAAAATAAGAGTGACCTGGAACAAATTGATACCGCATTTTTTTCAGTGAATTTGGTTGCCAGAAAGAGTGATAAAAATAGGTATGATAGTAATCCTTATGTAATCAGGTTTTTTAAAAGACTTGACTGGAGGCCTAAGATAATAGATGTTTTTGCAGGCCGCCTGGATTATAATTCGTATTCTTTGATAGACAGGTTAATGATTAAACTGATTATGAAAATGACCAAAGGACCGACAAAAACTGATAAGCCCATTGAATATACTGACTGGAAAAGGGTTGAGGATTTTTCAATAAAAATATATCAGCATTAA
- a CDS encoding mucoidy inhibitor MuiA family protein, with amino-acid sequence MKNIFLLILLLTHSFLFSNEKGTPSTIEKVVVYLNGAQIIRTSTLSLKSGTTVIIFNDLSPNIDENSIQVSGLGDVSILSLQYDINYLEKKKESDEIENLITRIKLFEKKIAYQKNRIKGLQEEKTLLVSNRKLVNETHTVSLVKIQEFSKYYRSQVETIHNAVFEAEQTIDSLENELGALKKQLEKFKNHNKEKRGEITLNLDAPVNANIHLKLKYNVSSAGWFPVYDIKTQSIDHPLSLHYRAHVYQKTGTDWENTKIVLSTKDPTINNENPELNTHFLNFINKYSAKSLTNPVRRNPYRYNPMVKRVAGKVLDETGMPLPGANVIIKGTSTGTLTNFEGEYEIEINEGNTLVFSYIGFLTEELPVYSSIMNIKLKEDYEALEEVVVTGYGINKKRNPKGSLASNLGGKAPGITIRGSSTTKMDKTPFYIVDGMMVDDISYLDENEIVTIETLDDTASSMYGSQAENGVIVITTKGYTINKNIITKEFNIKKPYNIASAKDVTVIDIDKFDIPAEYRYLAAPVINENVFLLAEISNWENFDLLPGEANIYFDGSYAGKTFIDPLKVEKKLKVSLGADPNIIVSRRQLNNFKDKNFTGSLTIINKTYELVLKNNKPHSVEISLLDRIPVSQNKEIKVDDIEYSNAYYDDKKGIVKWKITLQPSEGAKKTLSYEVKYPKWKKINL; translated from the coding sequence ATGAAAAATATATTTTTACTTATTCTTTTACTGACTCATTCATTTCTTTTCTCAAATGAAAAAGGAACACCTTCAACAATAGAAAAAGTTGTAGTTTATTTAAATGGAGCACAAATTATAAGGACATCTACCCTTTCTTTAAAAAGTGGTACAACCGTAATAATTTTTAATGATCTTTCTCCCAATATAGATGAAAATAGTATTCAGGTGAGTGGTTTGGGTGATGTTTCCATCCTCTCCCTCCAATATGATATAAATTACCTTGAGAAGAAAAAGGAATCAGATGAAATAGAAAATTTAATAACCCGGATCAAGTTGTTTGAAAAGAAAATCGCCTATCAAAAAAACCGGATAAAAGGATTACAGGAGGAAAAAACCTTACTGGTTTCTAACAGAAAATTAGTTAACGAAACACATACTGTTTCCCTCGTGAAAATACAAGAGTTTTCTAAATATTACAGGTCTCAGGTTGAAACTATCCATAATGCTGTTTTTGAAGCTGAACAAACTATTGACAGCCTGGAAAATGAATTAGGAGCTTTAAAAAAGCAACTTGAAAAATTTAAAAATCATAATAAAGAAAAAAGAGGTGAAATTACTCTGAATCTAGATGCCCCGGTGAATGCAAACATTCATCTTAAGCTTAAATATAATGTATCATCAGCAGGTTGGTTTCCGGTTTACGATATTAAAACTCAAAGCATTGACCACCCATTATCCTTACACTACAGGGCTCATGTTTACCAAAAAACGGGAACCGACTGGGAAAATACAAAAATTGTACTTTCAACAAAAGATCCAACAATTAATAATGAAAATCCGGAATTAAACACTCACTTCTTAAACTTTATCAATAAATATTCTGCAAAAAGTTTAACTAATCCGGTACGCCGAAACCCTTACAGGTATAACCCTATGGTTAAGCGGGTGGCAGGTAAAGTTTTAGATGAAACGGGAATGCCCTTACCTGGTGCTAATGTAATTATTAAAGGAACCTCCACAGGAACACTAACAAATTTTGAAGGGGAGTATGAAATAGAAATAAATGAAGGGAATACACTTGTATTCTCCTATATAGGTTTTCTGACAGAGGAATTACCTGTGTATTCGTCTATAATGAATATAAAACTGAAAGAAGATTATGAAGCCCTGGAGGAAGTTGTTGTAACGGGTTATGGTATTAATAAAAAAAGAAATCCTAAGGGTTCATTAGCATCAAACCTCGGGGGAAAAGCCCCGGGAATAACAATAAGGGGGAGTAGTACTACAAAAATGGATAAAACACCTTTTTATATTGTGGATGGGATGATGGTAGATGATATTTCCTATTTGGATGAAAATGAAATTGTAACTATAGAAACTCTTGATGATACGGCATCTTCAATGTATGGATCTCAGGCAGAAAACGGAGTAATTGTTATTACCACTAAAGGTTATACCATCAATAAAAATATAATTACCAAAGAATTCAATATTAAAAAACCTTATAATATAGCCTCGGCTAAAGATGTAACGGTTATTGATATTGACAAATTTGATATACCTGCTGAATATAGATATTTGGCGGCTCCCGTAATTAATGAAAATGTATTTTTACTTGCTGAAATTTCCAATTGGGAAAATTTTGATTTATTACCCGGAGAAGCAAATATATATTTTGATGGTTCGTACGCAGGAAAAACCTTTATAGATCCTTTGAAAGTAGAGAAAAAATTAAAAGTATCTCTGGGTGCCGACCCGAATATAATTGTATCTCGAAGACAGCTCAACAATTTTAAAGATAAAAACTTCACAGGAAGTTTAACAATAATAAATAAAACTTATGAACTGGTATTGAAAAATAACAAGCCTCACAGCGTAGAAATTTCCTTATTAGACAGAATTCCTGTTTCGCAAAACAAGGAAATAAAAGTAGATGATATTGAGTACTCAAATGCATATTATGACGATAAAAAAGGGATAGTAAAATGGAAAATCACCTTACAACCTTCTGAAGGTGCCAAAAAAACTTTATCGTATGAGGTAAAATATCCAAAATGGAAAAAAATTAATTTATAA
- the aroC gene encoding chorismate synthase — protein sequence MAGNSFGTIFKVTTFGESHGEALGGIIDGCPAGLEVDLSLVQYDLDRRKPGQSAIVTQRKEPDEVKFLSGIFEGKTTGTSIGFIIENTNQKSHDYSHIKDSYRPSHADFTYDQKYGFRDYRGGGRSSARETASRVVAGAIAKQLLKNIKINAFVSSVGSLHLAKNHEELDLAVAETNAVRCPDSEMALKMENYIKDIRKQGDTIGGVVSCVIKNVPVGLGEPVFDKLHAELGKAMLSINAVKGFEYGSGFKGTEMKGSEHNDKFNTDGTTRTNYSGGIQGGISNGMDIYFRVAFKPVATLIQSYETIDKEGNIVKMQGKGRHDPCVVPRAVPIVEAMAALVLADNFLLNKVSKI from the coding sequence ATGGCGGGCAATTCCTTTGGAACAATTTTCAAGGTTACAACTTTTGGAGAATCACACGGAGAGGCACTTGGCGGAATTATTGACGGGTGCCCTGCTGGTTTAGAAGTAGACTTAAGTTTAGTGCAATATGATTTAGACAGAAGAAAACCAGGACAATCGGCTATTGTAACACAACGAAAAGAGCCTGACGAGGTTAAATTCCTTTCAGGAATATTTGAAGGAAAAACCACAGGTACATCCATAGGTTTCATTATTGAAAATACCAACCAGAAATCTCATGATTATTCCCATATAAAAGATAGTTACCGGCCTTCGCATGCAGATTTTACTTATGACCAAAAGTATGGGTTCCGGGATTACAGGGGAGGCGGAAGGAGTTCTGCCCGTGAAACTGCATCCAGGGTAGTAGCAGGAGCCATAGCCAAACAGTTACTTAAAAATATTAAGATCAATGCCTTCGTTTCATCGGTGGGCAGTTTACATCTTGCCAAAAATCATGAAGAACTGGATTTAGCGGTGGCTGAAACCAATGCAGTAAGATGCCCGGATAGTGAGATGGCCTTAAAGATGGAAAATTACATTAAAGACATCCGTAAACAGGGTGATACTATAGGGGGTGTTGTTAGTTGTGTGATAAAAAATGTACCGGTTGGCTTAGGAGAGCCTGTGTTTGATAAATTGCATGCCGAATTAGGCAAAGCAATGCTCTCAATAAATGCTGTTAAGGGTTTTGAGTATGGAAGCGGTTTTAAAGGAACCGAAATGAAAGGCAGTGAACATAATGATAAGTTTAATACCGATGGAACCACCCGGACAAATTATAGCGGAGGTATACAGGGGGGTATAAGTAACGGAATGGATATTTACTTCAGGGTAGCTTTCAAACCGGTAGCCACCCTCATTCAATCGTATGAAACTATTGACAAAGAAGGGAATATTGTTAAAATGCAAGGAAAAGGCCGGCATGATCCTTGTGTTGTCCCCAGGGCAGTACCCATAGTAGAAGCTATGGCTGCGCTGGTTCTTGCGGATAATTTTCTTTTAAATAAAGTGTCAAAAATTTAA
- a CDS encoding dicarboxylate/amino acid:cation symporter has product MKKLALHWQILLGMVVGVVFALIMVKFEWGPEFVTKWIKPFGNIFINALKLIAVPLILASLIKGVSDLKDISKLSKMGGRTIITYVITTIIAVSIGLTIVNVIKPGKSISEDTRNELVESYKGDADSRIAAAEKQKESGPLQALEDLVPGNIFNAASDNGNMLQVIFFAIFFGIGIILIPDEKAKPVKDFFDGFNEVILKLIDLIMLAAPYGVFALLAALVVEAPSTDLFKALGMYAISVVIGLVLMIFIYALLVYLFTGKKPGFFFNGISPAQLLAFSTSSSAATLPVTMERVEEHLGVEEDVTSFVLPIGATINMDGTSLYQAVAAVFIAQAFGMNLDFATQMGIIATATLASIGSAAVPGAGMVMLVIVLAQAGIPEAGLALIFAVDRPLDMCRTVVNVTGDAAVSMMVAKSVDKLGEPKAREWDENYKKK; this is encoded by the coding sequence ATGAAAAAATTAGCTTTGCATTGGCAAATATTATTAGGTATGGTGGTGGGAGTAGTTTTTGCCTTAATTATGGTAAAATTTGAGTGGGGACCTGAATTTGTTACAAAATGGATTAAACCTTTTGGTAACATTTTTATCAATGCTTTGAAGCTAATTGCCGTTCCTTTAATACTGGCTTCACTCATCAAAGGAGTTTCAGATTTAAAAGATATATCCAAACTTTCAAAAATGGGAGGGAGGACAATAATTACGTATGTTATCACCACTATTATAGCGGTATCCATAGGTTTAACTATTGTAAATGTTATAAAACCCGGTAAATCTATTTCGGAAGATACACGAAATGAATTGGTAGAGAGTTATAAAGGAGATGCCGATTCTAGAATTGCTGCTGCCGAAAAGCAAAAAGAATCAGGACCTTTACAGGCCCTGGAAGATTTAGTTCCGGGCAATATATTTAATGCTGCCAGTGATAATGGCAATATGCTTCAGGTAATCTTTTTTGCCATATTTTTTGGAATAGGGATAATTTTAATACCCGATGAAAAAGCAAAACCTGTAAAAGATTTTTTTGACGGGTTTAATGAAGTAATCCTTAAGTTAATAGATTTAATAATGCTTGCTGCTCCATATGGAGTATTTGCATTGTTGGCTGCTTTGGTAGTTGAAGCTCCCAGTACAGATTTGTTTAAAGCACTCGGTATGTATGCTATTAGTGTGGTTATAGGGCTCGTTTTAATGATTTTTATCTATGCTTTATTAGTTTATTTATTTACAGGAAAAAAGCCGGGTTTCTTTTTTAACGGAATCTCACCAGCACAATTATTAGCGTTTTCTACAAGTTCCAGTGCGGCAACATTGCCGGTAACTATGGAAAGGGTAGAAGAACATTTGGGGGTAGAAGAAGACGTGACATCTTTTGTTTTACCCATTGGTGCTACTATTAATATGGATGGCACAAGTTTGTACCAGGCTGTGGCCGCTGTATTTATTGCCCAGGCTTTTGGCATGAATCTGGATTTTGCTACCCAAATGGGAATTATTGCTACTGCAACATTAGCATCCATTGGTAGTGCGGCAGTACCCGGTGCCGGTATGGTAATGCTGGTAATAGTACTTGCCCAGGCCGGAATACCCGAAGCAGGCTTAGCCTTAATTTTTGCAGTAGACAGACCTTTGGATATGTGCCGGACAGTAGTAAACGTTACTGGTGATGCAGCCGTTTCCATGATGGTGGCCAAATCTGTAGATAAACTTGGAGAACCTAAAGCCAGGGAGTGGGATGAAAACTATAAAAAGAAGTAA
- a CDS encoding FAD-binding and (Fe-S)-binding domain-containing protein, with the protein MIRKNILSKLESLIDGEVYTDDLYTSIYATDASVYRKKPDAVVFPKTKEDISRLIEFVSQHKIPLIPRTAGTSLAGQCVGEGIIVDVSRHFTNILEVNEEEQTVTVEPGVIRDELNLYLKPFGLFFGPNTSTSNRCMIGGMVGNNSSGTTSIKYGVTRDKVLEIEALLSDGSVAEFKSITADEFEEKTNLDNLEGDIYRALKAELLPKNVQKIIRDNFPKPEIHRRNTGYAIDEIIKFAPFDGRKKEFNMCKLLAGSEGTLAFTTKIKLKLDRLPPANNVMIAAHFNSVENACKAVIPIMEHDLYTCEMMDKIILDCTKNNKSQLPNRFFIEGDPAAVLMLELADDNNKELEKKRKALIKTLEKIKLSYAHPSLYGNEISQALELRKAGLGLLGNMVGDKKAVACIEDTAVSINDLAPFIDEFTALMEKYEQQAVYYAHAGAGELHLRPILDLKKSKDVELFRRITTDVASLVKKYGGSMSGEHGDGRVRSEFIELMIGRENYRIIRRIKEVFDPLYIFNPGKIVDAVPMDQDLRYRKDRKEPEIKTLMDFSDSLGILRVAEKCNGSGDCRKTHVTAEVMCPSYQVTKDEKDTTRARANALREFLTHSEKKNKFNHTELKQVFDLCLSCKGCSSECPSNVDVSSLKAEFLYQYQKVNGTSLRDKAFAYNTKLNVLSSRFSFITNTAFFHKTVKKFIDIAEDRQLPVASGFNFKKYIHSQQSKAVGNKGKVVLFIDEFTRYLDIQTGKDAIDLLLRLGYKVELFFGESGRTFISKGFLKQAKNLANKNIESLKKYVTAGTPVVGIEPSAILSFRDEYLRLGNNVEAAKNLAKNAFLIEEFLSWEIKNGEIDSSPFTTETRTIKFHGHCHQKALSNQKVTFDILNLPENYSVTIINSGCCGMAGSFGYEKEHYEVSIKAGSLKLFPAINKTDENTIIAANGTSCRHQIYDGTKRTAKHPVSILREALKN; encoded by the coding sequence ATGATTCGTAAAAATATTTTATCTAAGCTGGAAAGTTTAATTGATGGTGAAGTTTATACCGATGATTTATATACCTCTATTTATGCTACTGATGCCTCAGTTTACAGAAAAAAGCCGGATGCAGTGGTTTTTCCGAAAACTAAAGAAGATATAAGCAGACTAATTGAGTTTGTTTCTCAGCATAAAATACCTCTAATACCCCGTACAGCAGGTACTTCTTTGGCAGGACAGTGTGTAGGGGAAGGGATAATAGTGGATGTTTCCCGCCATTTTACCAATATACTTGAAGTTAATGAAGAAGAACAAACCGTTACCGTAGAACCCGGGGTAATAAGGGATGAATTAAATCTTTATTTAAAGCCGTTCGGGTTATTCTTTGGCCCAAATACTTCTACTTCAAACCGATGTATGATAGGAGGTATGGTAGGAAATAATTCCAGTGGTACCACCTCTATAAAGTATGGAGTTACAAGAGATAAAGTTCTGGAAATAGAGGCATTGTTGAGTGATGGCAGTGTAGCGGAGTTTAAATCCATTACAGCTGATGAATTTGAAGAAAAAACAAATCTTGATAACCTGGAAGGAGATATTTACAGAGCTTTAAAAGCTGAACTTTTACCTAAAAATGTACAAAAAATAATAAGGGATAATTTTCCCAAACCGGAAATTCACAGGAGAAACACTGGCTATGCAATTGACGAAATTATAAAATTTGCCCCCTTTGATGGCAGGAAGAAAGAATTCAATATGTGTAAACTTCTTGCAGGGAGTGAAGGTACCCTCGCTTTTACCACTAAAATAAAGTTAAAGCTGGACAGGTTGCCTCCTGCTAATAATGTTATGATTGCTGCACACTTTAACAGTGTTGAAAATGCTTGTAAAGCGGTGATTCCGATTATGGAACATGACCTTTACACTTGCGAAATGATGGATAAGATTATATTGGATTGTACAAAGAATAATAAATCTCAACTGCCTAACAGGTTTTTTATAGAAGGCGATCCTGCTGCGGTTTTAATGTTGGAGTTAGCCGATGATAATAATAAAGAGCTGGAAAAAAAGAGAAAAGCATTAATAAAAACACTGGAAAAAATAAAGTTGAGTTATGCCCACCCTTCGCTTTACGGAAACGAGATAAGCCAGGCTTTGGAATTGCGTAAAGCAGGATTAGGCTTATTAGGGAATATGGTAGGCGATAAAAAAGCTGTTGCCTGTATTGAAGATACTGCAGTGAGTATTAATGACCTTGCTCCGTTTATAGATGAATTTACTGCCTTAATGGAAAAATACGAACAACAGGCTGTATATTATGCTCATGCCGGTGCTGGAGAGCTTCATTTAAGACCTATTCTTGACCTTAAAAAAAGTAAAGATGTTGAGTTATTCAGAAGAATTACCACCGATGTTGCCTCGCTTGTAAAAAAATACGGGGGTTCTATGAGTGGGGAACATGGAGACGGGCGGGTACGATCTGAATTTATCGAACTTATGATAGGCCGTGAAAACTACCGGATTATCAGGAGAATTAAAGAAGTATTCGATCCCCTTTATATTTTTAATCCCGGAAAAATAGTCGATGCTGTTCCGATGGATCAGGATTTAAGATACCGAAAAGACAGAAAAGAACCGGAAATAAAAACCCTTATGGATTTTTCTGATTCTTTGGGTATTTTAAGAGTAGCCGAAAAGTGTAACGGAAGCGGGGATTGTAGAAAAACACATGTTACAGCAGAAGTAATGTGTCCCAGCTATCAGGTAACAAAAGATGAAAAAGATACAACACGGGCCCGTGCAAATGCCTTGAGAGAATTTTTGACGCATTCTGAAAAGAAAAATAAATTTAATCATACGGAACTCAAACAGGTTTTTGATTTATGCCTGAGCTGTAAAGGTTGTAGCAGTGAATGCCCAAGTAATGTGGATGTTTCATCATTAAAAGCTGAATTTTTGTATCAGTATCAAAAGGTAAACGGAACATCATTAAGAGATAAAGCATTTGCGTACAATACGAAACTAAATGTATTATCATCAAGATTTTCATTTATTACAAATACAGCGTTTTTTCATAAAACCGTTAAAAAGTTTATTGATATTGCAGAGGACAGACAATTACCGGTGGCTTCAGGGTTTAATTTTAAAAAATACATTCACTCACAACAATCCAAAGCTGTGGGTAATAAAGGTAAAGTTGTTTTATTTATTGATGAATTTACAAGATATCTGGATATACAAACAGGAAAGGACGCTATAGACTTATTATTAAGATTGGGATACAAGGTTGAACTTTTTTTTGGGGAAAGCGGAAGAACCTTTATTTCAAAAGGTTTTTTAAAACAAGCCAAAAACCTTGCTAACAAGAATATTGAATCTCTTAAGAAGTACGTAACAGCCGGAACACCTGTAGTAGGAATTGAACCCTCTGCCATACTTTCATTCAGGGATGAATATCTCCGGCTGGGGAACAATGTTGAAGCTGCCAAAAACCTGGCAAAGAATGCATTTTTAATTGAAGAGTTCTTATCATGGGAAATAAAAAACGGAGAAATTGATTCCTCCCCCTTTACTACAGAAACAAGGACAATAAAATTTCACGGACATTGTCATCAAAAAGCATTGTCAAATCAAAAAGTAACCTTTGATATTTTAAATTTACCGGAAAATTATAGTGTAACAATCATTAATTCAGGTTGCTGTGGCATGGCCGGATCATTTGGATATGAAAAAGAACATTATGAAGTTAGTATAAAAGCAGGTAGCCTGAAATTATTTCCTGCAATTAACAAGACCGACGAAAATACCATCATTGCAGCAAATGGTACCAGTTGCCGACATCAGATTTATGACGGAACCAAACGTACTGCCAAACATCCGGTTTCAATCTTGAGAGAAGCACTAAAAAATTAA
- a CDS encoding UDP-2,3-diacylglucosamine diphosphatase — protein sequence MRKRKVELLVLSDIHLGTFGCHAGELLSYLSSVKPDKLVLNGDIIDIWQFRKHYFPKTHLQVIKKIIDLSTKGTEVFYITGNHDEMLRKFSDVTMGNIHILDKLVLKLDGKKAWIFHGDVFDASIQHTKWIAKLGGWGYDFLILINSLINWFLVKMGREKYSLSKKIKNSVKKAIKYINDFEKVAADLAIENGYKYVVCGHIHQPQMVRKVNKNGTCLYLNSGDWIENLTSLEYNDKKWELYHFSEDKLSPFYSDEDLKSLDYKELLAAITITGKKTF from the coding sequence TTGAGAAAAAGAAAAGTAGAATTACTGGTACTTTCGGATATTCATTTAGGCACTTTTGGTTGCCATGCAGGCGAATTATTGTCTTATCTGAGTAGTGTAAAACCTGATAAACTTGTTTTAAACGGCGATATAATTGATATTTGGCAATTCAGGAAACATTATTTCCCTAAAACTCATTTGCAGGTAATTAAAAAAATTATTGACCTGTCTACCAAAGGTACCGAAGTATTTTATATTACCGGTAACCATGATGAAATGCTACGAAAATTCAGCGATGTAACCATGGGTAACATTCATATTCTGGACAAACTTGTTTTAAAACTGGACGGCAAAAAGGCATGGATATTTCATGGCGATGTTTTTGATGCATCAATACAACATACCAAGTGGATAGCTAAGCTGGGAGGCTGGGGTTACGATTTTCTTATTCTTATCAATAGTTTAATTAACTGGTTCTTAGTGAAAATGGGAAGGGAAAAATATTCTCTTTCCAAAAAAATAAAGAACAGCGTTAAGAAAGCAATCAAATACATTAATGATTTTGAAAAAGTGGCAGCCGATCTTGCTATTGAAAATGGTTATAAATATGTAGTTTGCGGACACATCCATCAACCTCAAATGGTTAGAAAAGTAAATAAAAACGGAACTTGTTTATATTTAAATTCAGGTGATTGGATAGAAAACCTTACTTCACTGGAATACAATGATAAAAAATGGGAGCTATATCATTTCAGTGAGGATAAATTAAGTCCGTTTTACTCTGATGAAGACCTGAAGTCTCTTGATTATAAAGAGCTTTTGGCAGCTATTACCATAACCGGGAAAAAAACTTTTTAA
- a CDS encoding thiol-disulfide oxidoreductase DCC family protein: MISAGKKLILFDGVCNLCNSSVQFVIKHDKNDVFRFAALQSDIGKKMTEDRGIDTSKTDSIILIDPDSAYYIKSDAAIEIMNEFGGLWKVMNVFKYILPTVVRNFIYDLIARNRYKWFGKKESCMIPTPELKAKFID, encoded by the coding sequence ATGATTAGCGCAGGCAAAAAACTTATACTTTTTGACGGAGTTTGTAACCTCTGTAACTCTTCTGTTCAATTTGTTATCAAACATGATAAAAATGATGTTTTCCGGTTTGCAGCTTTGCAAAGTGATATCGGGAAAAAAATGACCGAAGACAGGGGTATAGATACTTCCAAAACAGATTCAATTATTTTAATTGATCCCGACTCTGCCTATTACATAAAATCTGATGCAGCGATAGAAATAATGAATGAATTTGGGGGGTTGTGGAAAGTGATGAATGTTTTTAAATATATATTACCCACTGTGGTAAGAAACTTTATTTACGACCTTATTGCCCGAAACCGCTATAAATGGTTTGGTAAAAAAGAAAGTTGTATGATACCCACTCCCGAATTGAAGGCAAAATTTATTGACTAA
- a CDS encoding alpha/beta hydrolase produces MLTYLQEKLIFLSEELPREHQFNFNIYFEELFLEAADGSVLHGLHFKPDRIAKGIILYFHGNKNTVNHWGKWCEHLSTKYNYEVVVFDYRGYGKSRGVRSFKNMLSDGLLFYNYCKEHFDEDKIILFGRSLGGAFASYTARHTTPEKLILESTFTHIEKVAKTKFWGLPVGMLIKYPFQSEENIKHIAVETHIIHGTDDKLVKFELGEKLYNLSQSRNKRFYPVKGGLHNNLYDYPAYYEALDRIF; encoded by the coding sequence ATGCTGACTTACTTACAAGAAAAACTTATTTTTTTAAGTGAAGAGTTACCCCGGGAGCATCAATTTAATTTCAATATCTATTTTGAAGAATTATTTCTTGAAGCTGCTGATGGTTCCGTTCTGCATGGACTACATTTTAAACCGGACAGGATAGCGAAAGGAATTATTCTTTATTTTCACGGAAATAAAAACACGGTAAATCATTGGGGAAAATGGTGTGAGCATTTAAGCACTAAATACAATTACGAAGTGGTGGTGTTTGATTATCGCGGATATGGAAAGAGCAGGGGAGTAAGGTCATTTAAAAACATGCTTTCCGACGGATTGTTGTTTTATAATTACTGCAAAGAGCATTTTGATGAAGACAAAATAATTTTATTCGGAAGGTCGCTTGGTGGTGCTTTTGCCTCTTACACTGCCCGACATACCACTCCTGAAAAATTAATACTGGAATCAACCTTTACTCATATAGAGAAGGTAGCCAAAACCAAATTCTGGGGTTTGCCTGTGGGAATGCTTATAAAATACCCTTTTCAAAGTGAAGAAAACATTAAGCATATAGCGGTTGAAACTCATATTATTCATGGCACAGATGATAAACTGGTAAAATTTGAACTGGGCGAAAAACTTTATAATCTGTCACAAAGCCGGAACAAAAGATTTTATCCGGTTAAAGGCGGACTTCATAACAATTTATATGATTACCCGGCTTATTATGAAGCGTTAGACAGGATTTTTTGA